GCCCAGGATGGCCTCGGGGGAGGGACGGTCCCACCAGAAGGCGCCGATGGGGCAGGTGTGGAGGTTCCCCTCCTTCACCGCCCTCAGGTTCCGCAGCTGGGGGTGCCCGGCCACGTCCGCCTTGGTCAGGGGGCGCCCCTCGTTGGGGCTGATGAGGATCACCTCGGGATTCCAGGCCAGGAGCTGCTCCACGTTCACCTCCCGCACCTTGCCCAGTTCGGAGGCCACGTTGATCCCTCCGGCGGTGCGGATCAGGGCCTCCCCCCACCAGGCGCTTCCGTTGGTGTGCAGGAAGTCCCCCAGCAGGTAGTAGACCCGCTTGCGGTCCTTCTGGGGGATGGAGGCGGTGCGGTCCGCCAGGAGCTTGAGCTTCCTCTCCCAGTAGGCCACCAGCCTGGCGGCCCGCTTTTCCTGCCCCAACAGCTCGCCCAGCATGCGAAACTCCTGAAGCAGCTTGGGCACGTCCGCCCGCCCCGTGAGCACCTGCACCACCGGCAGTCCCGCCTCCTCCAGCTGTTTGTTGCCCTTGGAGGCGGTGACGCTGGCGATCACCACGTGGGGCTTCAGCTTCAGGGCCTCCTCCACGTTCACGTTGTCGAAGGACCCCGCGTCGGGGCTCTTGGCGAAGCGGGGAAACAGGTCCACCAGGGCGGGAAAGCGCTTCATGTCCGGCTGCCCCACGATCCGGTCGGCGCAGCCCAGCACCGCCACCTCGTGGGTGGCCCCGCCGTAGCACGTGATCAGCACCCGGCGGATCTCCCCGGGAACGGTGACCTTCCTGCCCCCCATGTCCGTGACGATCCGAGGAGCGGCCAGGGCGGCTCCCGCCGCCAGCAGCACCCATCCCGCTGCCAGGACTCCCCAAACTGTCTTTTTCCACCTTCCCTGCATCCGCACCATCCCGTCCACGCTCCTTCGTTCGATTCGGGCGTCTACCCCAGAACGGGGACGCACACCCGGATTTCCTTGTCCTCCTGACCCCGCTCCGAGGCGGCCACCACCCGAACCGAGGCCTGGTAGAGGTCCGTCAGCCGCTCCCCCGTGACCACTTCCTCCGGGGGGCCGTCCGCCAGCAGGGTCCCGTCCCGCAGGAGGAGCACCCGGCTGCTGGCGAGAAAGGCGTGGTTAGGGAAGTGGCTGGACATCACCACCGTGTACCCTCGGCCGGAAAGGGAGCGCACCGCCCGCAGGACCTTGATCTGGTTGCCGTAGTCCAGGTTGGCGGTGGGCTCGTCCAGCACCAGCACCCGGGCGTCCTGGGCCAGGGCCCGGGCCAGCAGGGTGAGCTGCCGTTCCCCGCCGCTCAGCTCGTTGAAACGCCGATTCGCCAGGGGGCGGATCCCCAGCTCGTCCAGGGCCGACTCCACGGCCCGGTGGTCCTCCCGGGTGGGGCTGCGGCCGCAGCCCAGATAGGGGATGCGCCCCATGAGCACCAGGTCCCGGACCTGGAAGGCGAAGGGGGTCT
The sequence above is drawn from the Aminomonas paucivorans DSM 12260 genome and encodes:
- a CDS encoding ABC transporter ATP-binding protein; translation: MLRVEGLWFAYPRREPTLRDISLHARAGESLCLLGPNGTGKTTLLRCILGVSPPMRGSVRLAGKDLRRLGARDRGHLVAYVPQAGETPFAFQVRDLVLMGRIPYLGCGRSPTREDHRAVESALDELGIRPLANRRFNELSGGERQLTLLARALAQDARVLVLDEPTANLDYGNQIKVLRAVRSLSGRGYTVVMSSHFPNHAFLASSRVLLLRDGTLLADGPPEEVVTGERLTDLYQASVRVVAASERGQEDKEIRVCVPVLG
- a CDS encoding ABC transporter substrate-binding protein, giving the protein MVRMQGRWKKTVWGVLAAGWVLLAAGAALAAPRIVTDMGGRKVTVPGEIRRVLITCYGGATHEVAVLGCADRIVGQPDMKRFPALVDLFPRFAKSPDAGSFDNVNVEEALKLKPHVVIASVTASKGNKQLEEAGLPVVQVLTGRADVPKLLQEFRMLGELLGQEKRAARLVAYWERKLKLLADRTASIPQKDRKRVYYLLGDFLHTNGSAWWGEALIRTAGGINVASELGKVREVNVEQLLAWNPEVILISPNEGRPLTKADVAGHPQLRNLRAVKEGNLHTCPIGAFWWDRPSPEAILGFLWLAKTLYPERFLDLDLKKETRDFYAAFYGSAPTDARIEGFFDPLGSRR